In one Mucilaginibacter ginsenosidivorax genomic region, the following are encoded:
- a CDS encoding DUF2911 domain-containing protein yields MRIKIFFGGLLLHLCILASAQQPHRFKGSLTYTLGPDTTATGNFDLNGNEFALTIVSMSPGVNVSKLKGIFFSDGQLMRLQGFNYDPAKGQDSLIYAYTLTYARDTTFIETKSPTRSSIRKYPVKIMETNAFGGDVLVFMPALLAHFAPKKIGDSVLSSHIAFNSARKFMIKKTDSQKLQLGSAVMGMFTILLDKNGGIQAVDGIGTSFNIKGKAGAYLNIDSVIAANVNHQRQHSRLAIINKLDSVKATINGVDIKIEYSRPSVRGRVIFGEVVPWNRIWRTGADAATKIYLNKPLYFSGKELPTGAYSIFTIPTPTGFTLIFNKQANIWGTEHNADYDFLKIPMQMQTLNRPAELLTFEIVTAGANGGVISFSWDKLKASAGFTTQA; encoded by the coding sequence ATGCGTATAAAAATATTTTTCGGGGGCCTATTGCTTCATCTGTGCATTTTAGCAAGTGCACAGCAGCCACACCGGTTTAAAGGAAGTTTAACTTATACCCTGGGTCCGGATACCACCGCAACGGGCAATTTTGACCTAAACGGAAACGAGTTTGCACTGACGATAGTTTCCATGAGCCCGGGTGTGAATGTAAGTAAACTAAAAGGAATTTTTTTTTCCGATGGCCAGCTCATGCGACTGCAGGGATTTAATTATGACCCGGCAAAGGGCCAGGATTCATTGATATACGCGTACACTTTAACTTACGCCAGGGATACTACTTTTATTGAAACAAAAAGCCCAACCCGGAGCAGCATACGTAAATATCCTGTCAAAATTATGGAAACCAATGCATTCGGCGGCGATGTGCTTGTTTTTATGCCCGCGTTGCTGGCCCATTTTGCGCCCAAAAAGATAGGCGACAGTGTGTTGAGCAGTCATATTGCGTTTAACAGTGCCAGGAAGTTTATGATCAAGAAAACGGACAGCCAAAAACTGCAGCTGGGCAGTGCTGTAATGGGCATGTTTACTATACTTTTGGATAAAAATGGCGGTATACAAGCGGTAGATGGCATTGGCACGTCGTTTAATATTAAAGGTAAGGCGGGTGCGTATTTAAATATTGATTCTGTAATAGCTGCAAACGTTAACCATCAGCGCCAGCATTCGCGGCTGGCTATTATCAACAAGCTCGATTCGGTAAAAGCAACTATTAACGGGGTCGATATTAAAATTGAATATTCCCGTCCGTCGGTACGGGGCAGGGTAATTTTTGGCGAAGTTGTGCCATGGAACCGCATTTGGCGAACAGGGGCGGATGCCGCTACAAAAATTTATTTAAACAAGCCACTTTACTTCAGCGGGAAAGAACTCCCCACCGGTGCCTACTCCATATTTACCATTCCTACTCCAACCGGTTTTACGTTGATATTTAACAAGCAAGCCAACATTTGGGGAACAGAGCATAACGCAGATTATGATTTTTTAAAGATCCCGATGCAAATGCAAACCTTAAATCGGCCAGCAGAGTTGTTGACATTTGAAATAGTTACTGCCGGTGCTAACGGCGGGGTTATAAGTTTTAGCTGGGATAAGCTGAAGGCTTCGGCGGGTTTTACAACACAGGCTTAG
- a CDS encoding SMI1/KNR4 family protein, with the protein MLFKKINKPGSIKLPPADDSLSFFEEFKRASESYWQTVTLEKEIYGYQIQPGSKWKEGLSDSDLIKFESIMGFSFPVPLKNFYKVMNGLDRPGIDISGDKPAFESKFYSFPDDLDLIAEMIEWIYNRNKISHNEIIKSGISRIFPVFAHRFIMIDVPENPILSMWGNDIIYWADNVSQLLIKDVFKHEINSKDYQKLTLSQPKVKFWLDKG; encoded by the coding sequence ATGTTGTTTAAGAAAATTAACAAACCTGGTTCGATAAAACTCCCGCCGGCGGACGATAGCCTATCATTCTTCGAAGAGTTTAAACGTGCAAGCGAGTCTTATTGGCAAACGGTAACCCTTGAAAAAGAGATTTATGGATATCAAATACAGCCGGGTTCAAAATGGAAAGAAGGCTTAAGTGATAGCGACCTGATAAAGTTTGAAAGTATCATGGGCTTTTCATTTCCTGTTCCGCTAAAAAATTTCTATAAAGTGATGAATGGGCTCGATAGGCCAGGCATTGATATTTCGGGCGATAAACCAGCATTCGAGTCCAAATTTTACTCTTTTCCTGATGATTTGGATTTAATTGCAGAGATGATTGAGTGGATATACAATAGAAACAAAATTAGCCACAATGAAATTATAAAATCAGGTATAAGCAGGATATTCCCGGTTTTTGCACATCGGTTTATAATGATAGATGTGCCTGAAAATCCCATACTCTCGATGTGGGGTAATGATATCATTTATTGGGCAGATAACGTCAGCCAACTACTCATAAAAGACGTTTTTAAGCATGAAATAAACTCAAAAGATTATCAAAAGCTAACGCTATCGCAACCAAAGGTTAAGTTTTGGCTTGATAAAGGATAG
- a CDS encoding LLM class flavin-dependent oxidoreductase, giving the protein MEIGIDSFASAMYGSNELNSVDAMEQLLDRIAFADEVGLDVFGIGEHHKKEFLDSATAVILAAAAARTKRIKLTSAVTVLSAADPVRVYQSFATLDLISKGRAEMVVGRGSSIEAYPLFGFSLNDYDALFKEKLDLLLKVRDNEFVTWSGRFRAPLADLPVYPRALQPKLPVWLGVGGTPESFARAGTLGLPLMVAVIGGETHRFRPLVDHYREAGRRAGFSPEQLKVGLHSPGYVAATNEQAIADYYPGYVELWTKLGKERGWPPVTKAQFDSVSAPKGVLVLGGPEQVAEKLRRHSEALGGVDRFTFQMDNAGLTHAQLMSSIELIGKKVIPLVNGN; this is encoded by the coding sequence ATGGAAATAGGAATAGATAGCTTCGCTTCGGCGATGTACGGTAGTAATGAGTTGAACAGCGTTGACGCGATGGAGCAATTGCTTGATCGTATTGCATTTGCCGATGAGGTGGGGCTGGATGTTTTTGGCATAGGCGAACATCATAAAAAAGAGTTCCTGGATTCGGCCACAGCGGTTATCCTGGCTGCTGCCGCCGCGCGTACCAAACGTATTAAACTTACAAGCGCGGTTACCGTATTAAGCGCTGCCGACCCGGTACGCGTGTACCAGAGCTTTGCCACGCTTGATCTGATATCTAAAGGCCGGGCAGAAATGGTGGTTGGCCGCGGCTCATCTATTGAAGCCTATCCTTTGTTTGGTTTCAGCCTGAACGACTATGACGCGTTATTTAAGGAGAAACTGGATTTGCTGCTTAAAGTGAGGGATAATGAATTTGTAACCTGGTCGGGCAGGTTCCGTGCGCCATTAGCCGATTTGCCGGTGTATCCAAGGGCCTTACAGCCAAAGCTGCCGGTATGGTTGGGCGTGGGTGGTACGCCCGAGTCGTTTGCACGTGCGGGCACCTTGGGGCTGCCTTTGATGGTTGCCGTTATTGGTGGCGAAACGCACAGGTTCAGGCCCCTGGTTGATCATTACCGCGAGGCCGGCCGCAGGGCAGGTTTCAGCCCGGAGCAATTGAAAGTAGGCCTGCATTCGCCAGGTTATGTGGCCGCCACTAATGAACAAGCCATTGCCGATTATTACCCTGGCTATGTGGAACTTTGGACTAAACTGGGTAAAGAACGCGGATGGCCGCCTGTAACCAAAGCACAATTTGACAGCGTGTCGGCACCAAAAGGCGTATTGGTGTTGGGCGGCCCCGAACAGGTGGCCGAAAAACTGCGGCGCCATAGCGAAGCATTGGGCGGGGTAGATAGATTTACCTTCCAGATGGATAATGCAGGGTTAACGCATGCGCAGTTAATGAGTTCTATTGAATTGATTGGTAAAAAGGTTATTCCGCTGGTTAACGGTAATTAG